In Flavobacterium sp. CBA20B-1, one DNA window encodes the following:
- the ruvB gene encoding Holliday junction branch migration DNA helicase RuvB, with translation MNEHLNPSNENYSNEEIDVEKKLRPLSFDDFAGQDQVLENLKVFVKAANLRGEALDHTLFHGPPGLGKTTLSNILANELNVGIKITSGPVLDKPGDLAGLLTNLEERDILFIDEIHRLSPVVEEYLYSAMEDFKIDIMIESGPNARSVQINLNPFTLVGATTRSGLLTAPMRARFGIQSRLQYYNIELLSTIVERSATILKVPIDMEAAIEIAGRSRGTPRIANALLRRVRDFAQIKGNGRIDIEISRFALKALNVDQYGLDEMDNKILSTIIDKFKGGPVGLSTLATAVSENAETIEEVYEPFLIQEGFIYRTPRGREVTEKAYKHLGKQNLGKQGGLFNDHE, from the coding sequence ATGAACGAGCATTTAAACCCAAGCAACGAAAATTATTCCAACGAAGAAATCGATGTAGAAAAAAAACTGCGTCCGCTCTCGTTTGATGATTTTGCAGGTCAAGATCAGGTATTAGAAAATTTAAAAGTGTTTGTAAAGGCAGCCAATTTACGTGGCGAAGCTTTAGACCACACCTTGTTTCACGGACCTCCAGGTTTGGGAAAAACAACTTTGTCTAATATTTTGGCAAACGAATTAAATGTAGGCATTAAAATCACCTCTGGCCCTGTGTTGGATAAACCAGGCGATTTAGCTGGTTTGTTGACCAATTTGGAAGAACGTGATATTTTGTTTATCGATGAAATTCACCGTTTAAGTCCTGTGGTTGAAGAATATCTGTATTCGGCAATGGAAGATTTTAAGATTGATATTATGATCGAATCGGGGCCAAATGCACGTTCGGTTCAAATCAACTTGAATCCTTTTACATTGGTTGGGGCAACTACACGTTCTGGGTTGTTAACAGCACCAATGCGTGCACGTTTCGGAATTCAAAGTCGTTTGCAGTATTATAACATCGAATTATTGTCAACTATTGTAGAACGAAGTGCGACTATTCTTAAAGTGCCTATTGATATGGAAGCGGCTATTGAAATTGCGGGTCGAAGCCGAGGAACACCACGTATTGCCAATGCGTTGTTACGACGAGTTCGCGATTTTGCTCAGATTAAAGGCAACGGACGTATCGATATCGAGATTTCGCGTTTTGCATTGAAAGCTTTGAATGTAGATCAATACGGATTAGACGAAATGGACAACAAAATTTTATCAACCATTATTGATAAATTCAAAGGTGGTCCGGTTGGATTATCCACATTGGCAACAGCCGTTTCAGAAAATGCCGAGACCATTGAAGAAGTCTATGAACCCTTTCTTATTCAGGAAGGATTTATATACCGCACGCCGCGCGGACGTGAAGTAACCGAAAAAGCGTATAAACATTTAGGAAAACAAAATCTGGGCAAGCAAGGCGGTTTGTTTAACGATCATGAATAA
- the queG gene encoding tRNA epoxyqueuosine(34) reductase QueG, which yields MTNKEKYTQFIKQKALDLGFSYCGISQATFLEEEAPRLESWLKNNMNGEMKYMENHFDKRLDPRLLVPGAKSVVSLLLNYFPAEQQNPNSYKISKYAYGEDYHFVIKDKLKDLLHYINDEIGEVDGRVFVDSAPVLDKAWAAKSGLGWVGKNNNLIRKTEGSFFFVAELIIDLELQYDTATTNHCGSCTACIDACPTQAIESPYIVNGSKCISYLTIELKDAIPDEFSGKLDDWMYGCDVCQDVCPWNRFAKPNTEPLFKPKPTLIDYDKQQWNDLTNEIFNEIFKKSPVKRTKFSGLMRNIEFLNH from the coding sequence ATGACTAACAAAGAAAAATATACACAGTTTATAAAACAGAAAGCCCTCGATTTGGGCTTTTCTTATTGTGGAATTTCACAAGCTACTTTTTTAGAAGAAGAAGCACCGCGTTTAGAAAGTTGGTTAAAAAACAATATGAACGGCGAAATGAAGTACATGGAAAATCATTTTGATAAACGGTTAGATCCACGACTTTTGGTTCCCGGTGCTAAATCGGTTGTGTCTTTATTGCTGAATTATTTTCCTGCCGAACAACAAAATCCCAATTCCTACAAAATCTCCAAATATGCCTATGGCGAAGATTATCATTTTGTGATAAAAGATAAATTGAAAGATTTATTGCATTATATTAACGATGAAATAGGCGAAGTCGATGGACGTGTTTTTGTAGATTCAGCTCCGGTGTTAGATAAAGCTTGGGCAGCAAAAAGCGGCTTGGGTTGGGTTGGCAAAAACAACAATTTAATAAGAAAAACCGAGGGATCGTTCTTTTTTGTAGCCGAATTGATTATTGATTTAGAATTGCAATACGATACCGCCACCACCAATCATTGCGGTTCGTGTACAGCTTGTATCGATGCCTGCCCCACACAAGCCATAGAATCGCCTTATATTGTGAACGGTAGCAAATGTATTTCGTATTTAACGATTGAATTAAAAGATGCCATTCCTGATGAATTTTCCGGCAAGTTAGACGATTGGATGTATGGTTGCGATGTGTGCCAAGATGTTTGTCCGTGGAACCGTTTTGCAAAACCGAATACCGAACCCCTTTTTAAACCAAAACCTACCTTGATTGATTACGACAAACAGCAATGGAACGATTTAACCAACGAAATATTCAACGAAATCTTTAAAAAATCGCCCGTAAAACGTACGAAGTTTTCTGGATTGATGCGGAATATTGAGTTTTTGAATCATTAA
- a CDS encoding GLPGLI family protein, translating into MKKIINIFLILFSLNYSAAAQTTTFKNKVTYKQTLNLGNGNWDVSYDLYFNKDISLYQQVYGKKDREVTHLEDGTISITEFATEKTANYYFSYLNSTKILFGEQIAYDYYHFEEDVPEIKWKLINETKKIGGFTCKKATGKFRGRNYTAWYTEEIPVNAGPWKLKGLTGLILEVADDKGVYKAQAINISLGKDIDLSKKVSKIVFQNKRLEIDQYTKKKKSEQSERLNYINSKLQPGEPLYRMEDQTKPVFIELF; encoded by the coding sequence ATGAAAAAAATTATTAACATATTTTTGATTTTATTTTCATTAAACTATTCAGCTGCTGCACAAACCACAACTTTTAAAAACAAAGTTACATACAAGCAAACATTGAATTTAGGTAATGGAAATTGGGATGTTTCGTATGATCTATATTTTAACAAAGACATTTCATTATACCAGCAAGTTTATGGTAAAAAAGACCGTGAGGTAACACATTTGGAAGATGGCACGATATCTATAACAGAATTTGCTACAGAAAAAACAGCTAATTATTATTTTTCATATCTAAATTCTACAAAAATTCTTTTTGGCGAACAAATAGCTTATGATTATTATCATTTTGAAGAAGATGTGCCCGAAATTAAATGGAAACTGATTAACGAAACAAAAAAAATAGGCGGTTTTACCTGTAAAAAAGCAACAGGGAAATTTAGAGGAAGAAATTATACCGCTTGGTACACCGAAGAAATACCAGTAAATGCAGGGCCATGGAAATTAAAAGGTTTAACCGGTTTAATTTTAGAAGTTGCAGATGATAAAGGGGTGTATAAAGCGCAAGCCATAAACATAAGTTTAGGTAAAGATATTGATTTAAGTAAAAAAGTATCTAAAATTGTTTTTCAAAATAAACGCCTTGAAATAGACCAATATACTAAGAAAAAAAAATCAGAGCAAAGTGAGAGATTAAACTACATAAATTCAAAATTACAACCTGGTGAACCTTTGTATAGAATGGAAGACC